The Acetomicrobium flavidum genome window below encodes:
- a CDS encoding tRNA(5-methylaminomethyl-2-thiouridylate) methyltransferase with PP-loop ATPase domain, producing the protein MAKRSPKALLLFSGGLDSLLAGEVLRRNGVQVTCLTFTAPFLTSEKAVSAARLYDYPLIIAPLPERVYINLLTGPPHGFGKYMNPCIDCHALMLKTAGNMMKQRGYDFLATGEVAGERPKSQTIAALRRVDEASGFGDYILRPLSAKLLPPTAPEREGLIDRNRLLAISGRGRKVQIALAQEWHIKKYPSPAGGCPLTEKLFSLKLRRFMKAFEGQISFFHIALLRVGRHFLLPPKAHLVIGRDMKENKRLLQLRLPWMWLVNPINVKGPVALLYSRDGLLTQENFEVSARFVARYSDHEGDPVRILMTSEEDRLNIVTKPAHPAELEKFRI; encoded by the coding sequence ATGGCAAAAAGATCGCCCAAAGCACTTCTTCTTTTTTCTGGAGGACTCGATTCGCTGCTTGCAGGCGAGGTCTTACGCCGAAACGGCGTCCAAGTCACATGTTTGACGTTTACCGCACCCTTCCTTACCTCCGAAAAGGCAGTTTCTGCAGCTCGCCTGTACGACTATCCGCTAATTATAGCACCGCTTCCCGAAAGAGTATACATTAATCTCCTGACTGGCCCGCCTCACGGTTTTGGCAAATACATGAACCCCTGCATAGACTGTCATGCCTTGATGCTAAAGACGGCAGGGAATATGATGAAACAAAGAGGATACGACTTCTTGGCTACGGGCGAAGTGGCAGGAGAAAGGCCAAAATCTCAGACCATTGCCGCTTTAAGACGGGTTGACGAAGCGTCCGGCTTTGGAGATTACATCTTAAGGCCTTTATCGGCAAAGTTGTTGCCACCAACGGCTCCTGAAAGGGAAGGATTGATTGACAGGAACCGCCTGCTTGCCATCTCCGGACGCGGCAGAAAGGTACAGATAGCCTTAGCGCAAGAATGGCATATCAAGAAGTATCCCTCGCCTGCGGGAGGATGTCCGCTTACGGAAAAACTGTTTTCGCTAAAGCTAAGACGTTTCATGAAGGCCTTTGAGGGGCAAATTTCCTTCTTTCACATTGCCCTCCTTCGTGTGGGCAGGCATTTCTTACTGCCGCCCAAAGCCCACCTGGTCATAGGAAGGGATATGAAGGAGAACAAAAGACTGCTTCAACTGCGCCTTCCATGGATGTGGCTTGTAAACCCAATTAACGTGAAAGGCCCGGTAGCATTGCTTTATTCCCGAGACGGTTTGCTCACTCAGGAAAACTTTGAAGTATCTGCCAGGTTTGTTGCGCGCTACAGCGATCATGAAGGTGATCCTGTGCGAATTTTGATGACGTCCGAGGAGGATCGCTTAAACATAGTCACAAAGCCGGCCCATCCTGCAGAACTGGAGAAATTTAGGATATGA
- a CDS encoding HpcH/HpaI aldolase family protein → MANIKERLRNGEALIGTFAVVPSTDSIEILALGGFDFVVLDREHGPHSVEKLQDMVRVAQLHGMGTLVRVPENCEKEILWALDTGADGVLVPMIETASDAANAVKASKYAPIGHRGVALVRSSRYGSLEISSYLNKANEDTFVALQCENTKGLANLEEIASMPGVDMIFFGPFDMSASLGIPGKVDDPKVRDAAARVLDVCKKFGKAAGTFATSADGAARYIKEGFNAVGLGIEAAIYLNAVTSLVKAAKDEAKK, encoded by the coding sequence ATGGCTAACATAAAAGAGCGCCTGCGCAACGGAGAGGCATTGATTGGGACGTTTGCGGTTGTGCCCTCGACGGACTCCATCGAGATACTGGCGCTTGGCGGATTTGATTTCGTGGTTTTGGACAGGGAGCACGGCCCTCATTCAGTGGAAAAATTGCAGGACATGGTCAGGGTAGCCCAATTGCACGGAATGGGAACTCTGGTGAGGGTACCGGAAAATTGCGAGAAGGAAATACTTTGGGCGCTGGATACCGGCGCTGACGGAGTGCTGGTTCCTATGATTGAAACGGCTTCGGATGCGGCTAATGCAGTCAAGGCATCTAAGTACGCTCCGATAGGCCATAGAGGAGTGGCCCTGGTAAGGTCGTCAAGATACGGGAGCTTGGAGATTTCGTCCTATCTTAATAAAGCCAACGAGGATACATTTGTTGCACTGCAATGCGAAAACACCAAAGGGCTAGCTAATCTAGAAGAGATAGCAAGCATGCCGGGAGTGGATATGATATTTTTCGGTCCCTTCGATATGTCCGCCTCCTTGGGTATACCTGGCAAAGTTGACGACCCGAAAGTAAGGGACGCAGCCGCAAGAGTGCTTGACGTATGCAAAAAGTTCGGCAAGGCTGCAGGAACCTTTGCGACATCGGCCGATGGAGCTGCCAGATACATCAAGGAAGGCTTTAACGCCGTTGGCCTTGGCATTGAAGCTGCCATTTACCTAAATGCCGTAACGAGCCTCGTTAAAGCAGCAAAGGACGAGGCGAAGAAATAA